The genomic window GGCGTCCGCCTCACTCACTCGGATCGTGGCGCTCGCCGAAGTCTCCCGGTCCGTCCCGTCGCTCAGCGTGCCCGCCACCGTTCCCTCGCCCGCGGCGTCGGACGGCACCGCGACCACCACGGTGAACTTCAGCGTCTCGCCGGGATCGACCGCCGTCCAGAGCCACTCGTTCGTCGAGTCGCGGAACGCGGCGTCGGTTCCCGACCACGAATCGAGCGTCCAGCCGTCGGGCAGCGATCCCAACCGCAACACCGTGGCGGGCGCGACCGCGTCGCCGGCGTTCTCGACGGTCACGCCGATCTGAACCGTCTCACCCGGCTCGACGGTGTCGCGAACCGGATCGAGCGAGAGACCGATCCCGTTGTCGGACTGGGCGGCGACTCCCGCCGTCGCAGCGGCGGCGACCACCAGGACCACGGCGAGGGCGGCACAGGTGGACCGGAATCGTCGGGATGGGGCGTCCGTGTCCGTGTGTGACCGGTCACGCATCCGTCTCATCCCCGTTCGCCTCGACCCACTCGGTGACGAGCCCCTGGAGCGTCTCGGTGTCGACGGTCTCGCCGCCGGTTCCGGGCACCTGCGTGTCGTTCGTCCAGTGCGTGATCGCCGTTCTGATGTCGGTTGCGTCCAGCTCGCCGGACTCACCCGCGATGGCCTCACTGACGGACTGAGCCGTCTCGCGCACGTCGAACGAGTGTGTCACCGACTCTACGACCGAACCGTCCGCCTCCAGCCTGATCGTCACTGAGTGGGAGCCCGCCCGACGCCCCGAGACCTCGATCGTCACGTCCGTTCGGTCGCCGCCCATGAGGCGTCCCACCTCGTAGGACGATCGGGCCGGCTCGAGACCCTCGTCGGACTCGACCGTCACCGAGAGGTCGACGGATTCCGCGTCGCCGACGTTGCCGACGGTCGCGACCAACTCGACGGTGGTTCCACGCGTCAGCTCCTCGGGCGCCGAGTTTCCCAGGATACTCGGGGTCGCGGTCAGCGACGCTTCGGAGGCGACCGACGAGGCCGTATCCGACGCCTCGCCGATGTCGCGTTCCGTGTTGCGCACGCGGTTCGTCGTCTCGACCAGCTCCGACCCGTCCCGGGTTCCCTCGAAGAAGTTCACCGCCTCGACGAGAAAGCCCGTTCTGGTCAGGTCGGTCTGTGCGGCGTTCCTCGTGAACGCGAGCAGCTCCTCCCGCTCGGATTCGGTGAGAGTGCCCTCCTCGACTGCCGCCATCGCCCGCTGGGTGCGGGCCTGGAACTCCCGTCCGTTCCGTTCGTACGCGTCGGCGATCTGCCCGAGGATGGTTCGAGCGAGTACCCGACGGTCGTTGTCGACGGCCGTCGAGAAGTCGCCCAACAGCGAATCGATGCTCGACTCCGTGTCGTCGATCTGTACGGCGTATCCGACCGCCGCCGGGAGGTCTCCCTCCGCCAGCGCGCTGCGGTACTCGTCGAACAGCTCCGGTATCTGAGTAGATGTGTCCTGCATCGGTCACCCCCTGATGGCGTTGAACAGTCCGAGATGATGCGTCACGTTGATCTTCACGAGCGCACCGATCCCCCCGCCGGTCGCGAACGCGTCCACGACGCCGCCGGCGACGAACAGGACGACTGAGCCGATCGTCTTCGCGACCTCCCAGAGGCTGGGATCGTTCCAGAGGCGATGCACC from Halobaculum magnesiiphilum includes these protein-coding regions:
- a CDS encoding NEW3 domain-containing protein, giving the protein MVLVVAAAATAGVAAQSDNGIGLSLDPVRDTVEPGETVQIGVTVENAGDAVAPATVLRLGSLPDGWTLDSWSGTDAAFRDSTNEWLWTAVDPGETLKFTVVVAVPSDAAGEGTVAGTLSDGTDRETSASATIRVSEADATTTPNDADSGSGAPAGSDPQSRLERLRTSVETPGFGPVPALLGLLLTAAALATRRRK
- a CDS encoding CARDB domain-containing protein yields the protein MQDTSTQIPELFDEYRSALAEGDLPAAVGYAVQIDDTESSIDSLLGDFSTAVDNDRRVLARTILGQIADAYERNGREFQARTQRAMAAVEEGTLTESEREELLAFTRNAAQTDLTRTGFLVEAVNFFEGTRDGSELVETTNRVRNTERDIGEASDTASSVASEASLTATPSILGNSAPEELTRGTTVELVATVGNVGDAESVDLSVTVESDEGLEPARSSYEVGRLMGGDRTDVTIEVSGRRAGSHSVTIRLEADGSVVESVTHSFDVRETAQSVSEAIAGESGELDATDIRTAITHWTNDTQVPGTGGETVDTETLQGLVTEWVEANGDETDA